One region of Syngnathus scovelli strain Florida chromosome 15, RoL_Ssco_1.2, whole genome shotgun sequence genomic DNA includes:
- the arfip2b gene encoding arfaptin-2b isoform X4, whose product MMSKAATVEIPINSNGDMSTLAEDDTLEQDLQQVMVSGPNLNETSIVSGGYGGSAQGVVIPTGSIKGSGSSAAADEAARGVAVEKLESVKKWGLNTYKCTKQMISERFGRGLRTVDLELEAQIELLRDTKRKYEGLLRLARALTDHFYNMVQTQQALGDTFADLSQKSPELRDEFGYNAETQKLLCKNGETLLGAINFFVCSINTLVNKTMEDTLMTIKMFENARLEFDAYRSDLEELSLGPRDAAAVARIDAAQQQYQVQKDKYERLRSDVCVKLKFLEENKVKVMHKQLLLFHNAISAYFAGNQQQLQQTLEHFNIKLKPPGADKPSWLEES is encoded by the exons atgatgagcaaagcagccaCCGTGGAGATCCCCATCAACAGCAACGGCGACATGAGCACGCTAGCGGAGGACGATACCCTGGAGCAG GACCTGCAGCAGGTGATGGTATCGGGTCCGAACCTCAACGAGACCAGCATCGTGTCGGGCGGCTACGGCGGCTCGGCTCAAGGCGTCGTCATCCCCACCGGATCCATCAAAG GTTCGGGATCGTCCGCGGCGGCGGATGAGGCCGCCCGAGGCGTGGCGGTGGAGAAGCTGGAGAGCGTCAAGAAATGGGGTCTCAACACTTACAAG tgcaccAAGCAGATGATCTCGGAACGTTTTGGCCGCGGCTTGCGGACGGTGGACCTAGAGCTGGAGGCGCAGATCGAGCTGCTGCGGGACACCAAGCGCAAATACGAGGGCCTGCTGAGACTGGCCCGAGCGCTGACCGATCATTTCTACAACATGGTGCAGACGCAGCAGGCGCTGGGCGACACCTTCGCCGACCTGAGTCAAAAGTCGCCCGAGCTTCGG GACGAGTTTGGCTACAACGCCGAAACGCAAAAGCTGCTGTGCAAGAACGGCGAGACTCTGCTCGGCGCCATCAACTTCTTTGTGTGCAGCATCAACACGCTGGTCAACAAGACCATGGAGGACACGCTCATGACCATCAAGATGTTTGAAAATGCCAG GTTGGAATTCGACGCGTACCGCTCCGACCTGGAGGAGCTCAGCttgggacctcgggacgcggcgGCCGTGGCCCGCATAGACGCGGCGCAGCAGCAGTACCAAGTCCAGAAAGACAAGTACGAACGACTTCGCTCGGACGTCTGCGTCAAACTCAAGTTCCTGGAGGAGAACAAG GTGAAGGTCATGCACAAGCAGCTGCTGCTCTTCCACAACGCCATCTCGGCGTACTTCGCCGGCaaccagcagcagctgcagcaaacGCTCGAGCACTTCAACATCAAGCTGAAGCCGCCCGGAGCCGACAAGCCGTCCTGGCTGGAGGAGTCGTGA
- the arfip2b gene encoding arfaptin-2b isoform X1 codes for MMSKAATVEIPINSNGDMSTLAEDDTLEQDLQQVMVSGPNLNETSIVSGGYGGSAQGVVIPTGSIKGPAVRYNPDFNKRILVAGFYAVFFFCWHCGLPSVEHKRPFSSCFARGPSWEVASVLTMFGFLQLGLDFSAAGSGSSAAADEAARGVAVEKLESVKKWGLNTYKCTKQMISERFGRGLRTVDLELEAQIELLRDTKRKYEGLLRLARALTDHFYNMVQTQQALGDTFADLSQKSPELRDEFGYNAETQKLLCKNGETLLGAINFFVCSINTLVNKTMEDTLMTIKMFENARLEFDAYRSDLEELSLGPRDAAAVARIDAAQQQYQVQKDKYERLRSDVCVKLKFLEENKVKVMHKQLLLFHNAISAYFAGNQQQLQQTLEHFNIKLKPPGADKPSWLEES; via the exons atgatgagcaaagcagccaCCGTGGAGATCCCCATCAACAGCAACGGCGACATGAGCACGCTAGCGGAGGACGATACCCTGGAGCAG GACCTGCAGCAGGTGATGGTATCGGGTCCGAACCTCAACGAGACCAGCATCGTGTCGGGCGGCTACGGCGGCTCGGCTCAAGGCGTCGTCATCCCCACCGGATCCATCAAAG GCCCGGCCGTGCGCTACAATCCCGACTTTAACAAACGGATCCTGGTCGCAGGTTTttatgccgttttttttttttgttggcatTGTGGGCTTCCTTCTGTAGAACACAAGCGACCTTTCAGCTCTTGCTTTGCGCGTGGTCCTTCTTGGGAGGTTGCTTCTGTCCTGACAATGTTTGGCTTCCTCCAGCTTGGGCTTGATTTTTCTGCCGCAGGTTCGGGATCGTCCGCGGCGGCGGATGAGGCCGCCCGAGGCGTGGCGGTGGAGAAGCTGGAGAGCGTCAAGAAATGGGGTCTCAACACTTACAAG tgcaccAAGCAGATGATCTCGGAACGTTTTGGCCGCGGCTTGCGGACGGTGGACCTAGAGCTGGAGGCGCAGATCGAGCTGCTGCGGGACACCAAGCGCAAATACGAGGGCCTGCTGAGACTGGCCCGAGCGCTGACCGATCATTTCTACAACATGGTGCAGACGCAGCAGGCGCTGGGCGACACCTTCGCCGACCTGAGTCAAAAGTCGCCCGAGCTTCGG GACGAGTTTGGCTACAACGCCGAAACGCAAAAGCTGCTGTGCAAGAACGGCGAGACTCTGCTCGGCGCCATCAACTTCTTTGTGTGCAGCATCAACACGCTGGTCAACAAGACCATGGAGGACACGCTCATGACCATCAAGATGTTTGAAAATGCCAG GTTGGAATTCGACGCGTACCGCTCCGACCTGGAGGAGCTCAGCttgggacctcgggacgcggcgGCCGTGGCCCGCATAGACGCGGCGCAGCAGCAGTACCAAGTCCAGAAAGACAAGTACGAACGACTTCGCTCGGACGTCTGCGTCAAACTCAAGTTCCTGGAGGAGAACAAG GTGAAGGTCATGCACAAGCAGCTGCTGCTCTTCCACAACGCCATCTCGGCGTACTTCGCCGGCaaccagcagcagctgcagcaaacGCTCGAGCACTTCAACATCAAGCTGAAGCCGCCCGGAGCCGACAAGCCGTCCTGGCTGGAGGAGTCGTGA
- the arfip2b gene encoding arfaptin-2b isoform X3 — MMSKAATVEIPINSNGDMSTLAEDDTLEQATKRQWHLDEKDLQQVMVSGPNLNETSIVSGGYGGSAQGVVIPTGSIKGSGSSAAADEAARGVAVEKLESVKKWGLNTYKCTKQMISERFGRGLRTVDLELEAQIELLRDTKRKYEGLLRLARALTDHFYNMVQTQQALGDTFADLSQKSPELRDEFGYNAETQKLLCKNGETLLGAINFFVCSINTLVNKTMEDTLMTIKMFENARLEFDAYRSDLEELSLGPRDAAAVARIDAAQQQYQVQKDKYERLRSDVCVKLKFLEENKVKVMHKQLLLFHNAISAYFAGNQQQLQQTLEHFNIKLKPPGADKPSWLEES; from the exons atgatgagcaaagcagccaCCGTGGAGATCCCCATCAACAGCAACGGCGACATGAGCACGCTAGCGGAGGACGATACCCTGGAGCAG GCGACAAAGCGGCAGTGGCATTTAGATGAGAAG GACCTGCAGCAGGTGATGGTATCGGGTCCGAACCTCAACGAGACCAGCATCGTGTCGGGCGGCTACGGCGGCTCGGCTCAAGGCGTCGTCATCCCCACCGGATCCATCAAAG GTTCGGGATCGTCCGCGGCGGCGGATGAGGCCGCCCGAGGCGTGGCGGTGGAGAAGCTGGAGAGCGTCAAGAAATGGGGTCTCAACACTTACAAG tgcaccAAGCAGATGATCTCGGAACGTTTTGGCCGCGGCTTGCGGACGGTGGACCTAGAGCTGGAGGCGCAGATCGAGCTGCTGCGGGACACCAAGCGCAAATACGAGGGCCTGCTGAGACTGGCCCGAGCGCTGACCGATCATTTCTACAACATGGTGCAGACGCAGCAGGCGCTGGGCGACACCTTCGCCGACCTGAGTCAAAAGTCGCCCGAGCTTCGG GACGAGTTTGGCTACAACGCCGAAACGCAAAAGCTGCTGTGCAAGAACGGCGAGACTCTGCTCGGCGCCATCAACTTCTTTGTGTGCAGCATCAACACGCTGGTCAACAAGACCATGGAGGACACGCTCATGACCATCAAGATGTTTGAAAATGCCAG GTTGGAATTCGACGCGTACCGCTCCGACCTGGAGGAGCTCAGCttgggacctcgggacgcggcgGCCGTGGCCCGCATAGACGCGGCGCAGCAGCAGTACCAAGTCCAGAAAGACAAGTACGAACGACTTCGCTCGGACGTCTGCGTCAAACTCAAGTTCCTGGAGGAGAACAAG GTGAAGGTCATGCACAAGCAGCTGCTGCTCTTCCACAACGCCATCTCGGCGTACTTCGCCGGCaaccagcagcagctgcagcaaacGCTCGAGCACTTCAACATCAAGCTGAAGCCGCCCGGAGCCGACAAGCCGTCCTGGCTGGAGGAGTCGTGA
- the arfip2b gene encoding arfaptin-2b isoform X2, which produces MMSKAATVEIPINSNGDMSTLAEDDTLEQATKRQWHLDEKDLQQVMVSGPNLNETSIVSGGYGGSAQGVVIPTGSIKGPAVRYNPDFNKRILVAGSGSSAAADEAARGVAVEKLESVKKWGLNTYKCTKQMISERFGRGLRTVDLELEAQIELLRDTKRKYEGLLRLARALTDHFYNMVQTQQALGDTFADLSQKSPELRDEFGYNAETQKLLCKNGETLLGAINFFVCSINTLVNKTMEDTLMTIKMFENARLEFDAYRSDLEELSLGPRDAAAVARIDAAQQQYQVQKDKYERLRSDVCVKLKFLEENKVKVMHKQLLLFHNAISAYFAGNQQQLQQTLEHFNIKLKPPGADKPSWLEES; this is translated from the exons atgatgagcaaagcagccaCCGTGGAGATCCCCATCAACAGCAACGGCGACATGAGCACGCTAGCGGAGGACGATACCCTGGAGCAG GCGACAAAGCGGCAGTGGCATTTAGATGAGAAG GACCTGCAGCAGGTGATGGTATCGGGTCCGAACCTCAACGAGACCAGCATCGTGTCGGGCGGCTACGGCGGCTCGGCTCAAGGCGTCGTCATCCCCACCGGATCCATCAAAG GCCCGGCCGTGCGCTACAATCCCGACTTTAACAAACGGATCCTGGTCGCAG GTTCGGGATCGTCCGCGGCGGCGGATGAGGCCGCCCGAGGCGTGGCGGTGGAGAAGCTGGAGAGCGTCAAGAAATGGGGTCTCAACACTTACAAG tgcaccAAGCAGATGATCTCGGAACGTTTTGGCCGCGGCTTGCGGACGGTGGACCTAGAGCTGGAGGCGCAGATCGAGCTGCTGCGGGACACCAAGCGCAAATACGAGGGCCTGCTGAGACTGGCCCGAGCGCTGACCGATCATTTCTACAACATGGTGCAGACGCAGCAGGCGCTGGGCGACACCTTCGCCGACCTGAGTCAAAAGTCGCCCGAGCTTCGG GACGAGTTTGGCTACAACGCCGAAACGCAAAAGCTGCTGTGCAAGAACGGCGAGACTCTGCTCGGCGCCATCAACTTCTTTGTGTGCAGCATCAACACGCTGGTCAACAAGACCATGGAGGACACGCTCATGACCATCAAGATGTTTGAAAATGCCAG GTTGGAATTCGACGCGTACCGCTCCGACCTGGAGGAGCTCAGCttgggacctcgggacgcggcgGCCGTGGCCCGCATAGACGCGGCGCAGCAGCAGTACCAAGTCCAGAAAGACAAGTACGAACGACTTCGCTCGGACGTCTGCGTCAAACTCAAGTTCCTGGAGGAGAACAAG GTGAAGGTCATGCACAAGCAGCTGCTGCTCTTCCACAACGCCATCTCGGCGTACTTCGCCGGCaaccagcagcagctgcagcaaacGCTCGAGCACTTCAACATCAAGCTGAAGCCGCCCGGAGCCGACAAGCCGTCCTGGCTGGAGGAGTCGTGA